The Pseudoalteromonas sp. N1230-9 genome segment GAATACCATCAGTCGGGATATCACGTGAATTACAATACACTTTAATAAAGTAAGCCGCGCACAACGCAGAAGACGCTAAGAAGTAATCGAATGGGCTAGGTGCTGAGCCATCGCCTTTGTAGCGAATAGGTTGGTCTGCAATGACAGAGAAGTCATCAAACTTGGCTTCAAGTCTGAGGTTGTCGAGAAAATTAACTTTAATTTCCATTAAAAAATTCCACCTTTGTGCGCGTTGCATGCAAAAGCCGTAAACGGCTTTGCACTGCGTTTTCATCATAATAGGTGCAATTATCTGCTTTTTCGAAGTAATAGTCTTGGGTAAATCGAAAAAAAAGCAATTTTATTAGCTTATTGCTTTTAAAAGCTGCAATTTAGGGTAAATACACAGGAGTTATCGCTACATAATAACTTATACACTCGAGCCACGAATGATCAATCTTGGTGGGAGTAGGGTGCTCTTCACTTGTTCTCCGCGAATTAATTTAAGCAAGTTATCAACTAACATTTGCCCTGCTAAGGTTGTATCTTGCTGAATTGTGGTCAACGGAGGATTGACGAAATTAGCGATTGAAATGTTGTCAAAGCCAACCACGTGAACATCATCAGGCACTTTAATTTTTGCTTCTTTTAAAGCGCGAATAGCACCAATGGCAATCAGGTCGCTGGCAGCAAATAGTGAGTTAAAGCGAATATTATTTGCTATAAGTGAGCGGGTAGCATGATAGCCTGACTCTTCTGTAGAAATAGCATTAGCCATTTTTCGTTCATTTAGTTTGATACCTTTATTCATAAAAGCATCTTTGAAACCTTGGTACCGAGCAAAAAATTCAGGGCTGTGATCAGAGGCATCACCGATAAACGCACAATCGGTTCTGCCTGTTGCAAGCAGGTGCTCTGCGGCAAGTTTACCGCCACCATAATTATCACAGCTCACAGTTAAGTCTGGGCGGTTATCAACACTGGCACCCCAGCATACGAACTTAGTATTTTGTTCAATAAGGGTTCTAAACTTTGGCTGGTAATCTAAGTAGTCACCATAGCCTAATAAGATCAGACCATCTGCACGGTGGCTATCTTCGTAGTCAGCTTGCCAATCTGAGCTACTTGATTGAAAAGACACAAGCAGATCATAGCCTTCTTTTGCACAGGCTCGAGTGATACTACCAAGCATAGCTAAAAAGAATGGGTTTATTTGTGATTCGTCTGATGTAGGGTCTTCAAATAACAAAAGCGCGAGGGTACTACTTTGCTGTGTTCTGAGGTTACTAGCGTTTTTATCTACTTTGTAATTAAGTTGTTTGGCGACTTCATGAACACGTCGGCGCGTTTCTTCATTAACCAAAGGACTATTTCGAAGTGCTCGTGACACAGTTGACTGAGAAACACCTGCATAATGTGCGATGTCAAAAGATGTCGCTTTACCTTTCATAGGGTATTAATTCCAAAGCAATAGTGATGATTTGTAACGGCCATTTTCGGCTATTTAATATTTTTTTCAAGCTATTTGTGATAAGTCGTTTTTATCTGTAAATGATCAAGTTACAGAGTCATTTTTTGACGTAGCATCACAACGTTAAACGGACGCAATAAGCAAGTACTTCGTTGTAAAATACGTATGCAAAGGCAAATATTTAAAATTTTTATTGATTCAATGCTGACACCGGTGTCATAATGTCGATGTTTTATCATTTTGTTGTCAAAACGTATTTGGCTGCCCATTCATTTGGGCAGCATTTTTTTAATACTAAAGATAGTTGCTTTGAGTTAATAACTCAAAGGTTATCTTGAACAGTGGCTTTGCCATTGAAAACTATAAAAATAAGCGGCAAACAGCTTAGACACATAGAGAAAACATAATGAACACACAGTCTAACACCGATTTTGATCCTATCCTTGTTGCCGATATTGGCGGCACAAATGCGCGCTTTGCTTTAATCACTGATTTTAATGAACATACAAATCAATTTGTCATTGAGCATAACCTTAAATTTCCAAGTGCAGATTTTGGTTCCCTAGAAAGTGCCATTGAGCACTATTTCAGTCAAATATCATATGCAAAGCCAAACAGAGCGTGTTTAGCTGTTGCAGGCCCAATTAAAGCGGGCCAAGTCCATTTAACTAATTTAGGTTGGCATTTTAGCGTTGAAAACCTAAAAACTAAATTTGCATTCACTCAGCTAGAAGTTATCAATGATTTTGCTGCATTTGCCTATGCAGCGCCTTATTTGGATGATTCACAAAACGTAGCTGTTAAAGCAGGGCAAGCAGACAACAATGCCAATATTGCCGTGATGGGGCCTGGCACAGGCTTTGGTGCTGCATGCTTGGTGCGTACTTCGCAAGGCAGCGCAGTACTTAGTTGTGAAGCGGGGCATATTACCCTTGCAGCGGTTACAGAGTTAGATCGCCAGTTAATCACCGAGCTTAAAAAGCAATTAAATCATGTGTCAGTAGAAACTGTTTTTTCGGGCCCAGGTATAGCGCATTTATATAAAGCGATGGCAGCCGTTAAAGGCGTTGCAGTAAAAAACCTTGATGCAGCACAGATCAGTGAGCTTGCAACAACAGGACAATGTGATATCTGCGATGCAACCCTTAATCAATTTTGTGATTGGATTGGCAGTGTTGCAGGTGATTTATCCCTTACATTTGGTGCTCTAGGTGGTGTATTTATTGGCGGTGGTATTTTACCTCGTATGCAACAACGCTTACTATCTAGCCGATTTGTTGAGCGCTTTGCAGACAAAGGCATTATGTCGCAATATACTTCACAGATACCTGTAACCTTGGTAACACAAGATAATATTCCGCTAGTTGGTGCTGCTGCGTGTTTACACGTTAGTAGTCGAGCTTAATTGGAGCGGACTGGATGATGATTATCGTATGAAAAAAGTAACCATTAATAGCGTCGCAAGCTACGCCGGTGTATCTAAAAAAACAGTGTCTCGCGTGCTCAACAATGAGCCTAACGTGAGTGATGCTACCCGAGAAAAAGTACTAAAAGTATTTAAAGAGCTAGATTACACACCAAACCCAATCGCCCGTGGCTTAGCGCAAAACCGCAGTTTTATTATTGGTTGCTTGTATGATAACCCAAGTAAAAGCTATATCACTCGCGTACAAACTGGTGCGCTGGCAGCATGCCATGACCATAATTACAATTTATTGATCCACCCATGTGAACTTCGTGGGCAAGACCTAATTAACAATATTGAACAACTTCTTCAAACATCGCGTTTAGATGGTATTGTATTAACACCGCCATTTTCTGATTTTCCAGAGCTTGTCACTTTTTTAAAATCGAAAAAAATCCCTTATGCGCGCGTTGCATCTGCAGTTCTTGAAGATGATTCTATTTCTGTGCGCAGCAATGATGAGCAAGGTGCGTTTGAAATAACAGAGCATTTAATTAAATTAGGTCATAAAGAAATCGCTTTTATTAAAGGTCACCCAGATCACAGTGCGACAGAGCAGCGCTTCAAAGGTTATCGCCGTGCGCTTGCTTCTAATGGTATTGAATTTAATGAACGTTTAGTAGAAGAGGGTAACTTTAGTTATCACTCTGGTGTTGATAGTGCTCGTACAATTCTTGATTTAGAGCCGCGCCCAACGGCAGTCTTTGCATCAAACGATTATATGGCGGCTGCAGTACTTAAACTAGCAACACAAATGCAATTAAAAGTGCCTGATGATATCTCAATTGCCGGTTTTGATAACGCACCCATTGCACGTCATATTTGGCCTGGACTAACAACTATTGCGCAACCAGTTGAAGAAATGACCCACCAAGCGGTTACACAACTAATTAGTCATATTAGTGAGCCACAAGAAACACCTTATCAGGTAACGCTTGAAGCAAAACTAATTACTCGCGAGTCAACAGCTGCAATTAAATAAAATTCAATTTGTTTTTTTCACAGTAGCCCGAGATTGAGTGACGCTTTCTCGGGCTTTTTTATGTAAATTCCTTCCTTGGATGTTTTTATATAACCACCTGAATTTAAAGTATTATATTCTTATTTTTCAAAGTTGAAGTGGAACTTTAAACATAACTTGAGCATGAATTTTACTCATAGTTGGCTAAAATAGTGTTGTTCATTATTTGGTCATTTAAAAAAATTAAACTAAATTTAACAGATAAGGTTGACACCGGTGTCACAGTCATGAGTTAATACAGTGACACCGGTGTCAGGTTGGTTGTGAGAGACAGCCTGTCAGCGTACCTTTGAACGGGTAAATCAAAGATGCTCAGTGCAATTATTTTCGTGGAGTCTGTAATTGTCACTGAGCCTTTATCCTCTAACTATAGAGATGAGTCGAATTTATATGTTGCATCCTCGTATCCAAGAAGTCACCGAACGCGTTATTGAACGTAGTAAAGAGACCCGCCAAGCTTATTTAGATCGTATCGCGCACGCAAAAAAACAAACAAGAGTACGTGCCGGCTTAGGTTGCGGTAATATTGCACACGTTATGGCTGCTTGTAGCAGCGATGACAAAGCTCGTTTAAAAGCAGATGAGCAACCAAATTTAGCGATTATTAATGCTTACAACGATATGCTTTCTGCGCATGTGCCTTACAAAGAATACCCTGATTTAATAAAAACTATTGCTACCAAGTACGATGCAACAGCACAAGTTGCTGGTGGCGTGCCTGCAATGTGTGACGGTGTTACTCAAGGCCGTGACGGTATGGAGCTTTCATTGTTCTCACGTGATGTGATTGCAATGTCTACTGCGGTTTCTTTATCACACGATGTGTTCGATGGTGTATTTTGTTTAGGTGTGTGTGACAAAATTGTCCCTGGACTGTTAATTGGTGCCTTATCATTTGGTCATTTACCAACGTATTTCTTACCTGCAG includes the following:
- the glk gene encoding glucokinase: MNTQSNTDFDPILVADIGGTNARFALITDFNEHTNQFVIEHNLKFPSADFGSLESAIEHYFSQISYAKPNRACLAVAGPIKAGQVHLTNLGWHFSVENLKTKFAFTQLEVINDFAAFAYAAPYLDDSQNVAVKAGQADNNANIAVMGPGTGFGAACLVRTSQGSAVLSCEAGHITLAAVTELDRQLITELKKQLNHVSVETVFSGPGIAHLYKAMAAVKGVAVKNLDAAQISELATTGQCDICDATLNQFCDWIGSVAGDLSLTFGALGGVFIGGGILPRMQQRLLSSRFVERFADKGIMSQYTSQIPVTLVTQDNIPLVGAAACLHVSSRA
- a CDS encoding LacI family DNA-binding transcriptional regulator; this encodes MKKVTINSVASYAGVSKKTVSRVLNNEPNVSDATREKVLKVFKELDYTPNPIARGLAQNRSFIIGCLYDNPSKSYITRVQTGALAACHDHNYNLLIHPCELRGQDLINNIEQLLQTSRLDGIVLTPPFSDFPELVTFLKSKKIPYARVASAVLEDDSISVRSNDEQGAFEITEHLIKLGHKEIAFIKGHPDHSATEQRFKGYRRALASNGIEFNERLVEEGNFSYHSGVDSARTILDLEPRPTAVFASNDYMAAAVLKLATQMQLKVPDDISIAGFDNAPIARHIWPGLTTIAQPVEEMTHQAVTQLISHISEPQETPYQVTLEAKLITRESTAAIK
- a CDS encoding LacI family DNA-binding transcriptional regulator, which translates into the protein MKGKATSFDIAHYAGVSQSTVSRALRNSPLVNEETRRRVHEVAKQLNYKVDKNASNLRTQQSSTLALLLFEDPTSDESQINPFFLAMLGSITRACAKEGYDLLVSFQSSSSDWQADYEDSHRADGLILLGYGDYLDYQPKFRTLIEQNTKFVCWGASVDNRPDLTVSCDNYGGGKLAAEHLLATGRTDCAFIGDASDHSPEFFARYQGFKDAFMNKGIKLNERKMANAISTEESGYHATRSLIANNIRFNSLFAASDLIAIGAIRALKEAKIKVPDDVHVVGFDNISIANFVNPPLTTIQQDTTLAGQMLVDNLLKLIRGEQVKSTLLPPRLIIRGSSV